A single region of the Salvia miltiorrhiza cultivar Shanhuang (shh) chromosome 8, IMPLAD_Smil_shh, whole genome shotgun sequence genome encodes:
- the LOC130997721 gene encoding probable E3 ubiquitin-protein ligase LOG2, translated as MGNSSSSRSSQPPPPHNVFAPSSPPYNQYPGFYPHPAAMPIPLPAPHANWVTARYPMLPPTPVVEHQKAITIRNDVNVKKETLRLEPDEDGSGKFLVAFCFDATVAGSLTLMFCANEGEDCHLTPIKESLYQPITVQFEKGLSQKFKQPSGTGVDLSNFQEGGLSYKSDSGVYPLAIKAEASSDDKSGNADSRPTNSQITLAVFEKDREEYQVKVVKQILWVNGMRYELQEIFGIGNSLEHEFDGNESNDPGKECVVCLSESRDTTVLPCRHMCMCRECANVLRFQTNRCPICRQPIERLLEIKVSNGSDE; from the exons ATGGGCAACAGCAGCAGTAGCAGAAGCTCCCAACCCCCGCCTCCGCACAACGTTTTCGCGCCTTCGTCGCCGCCGTATAACCAGTACCCGGGTTTCTACCCCCACCCGGCGGCGATGCCGATCCCTCTGCCGGCGCCGCATGCCAATTGGGTCACTGCTCGGTACCCAATGCTTCCACCTACGCCGGTCGTCGAGCATCAGAAGGCCATCACCATTCGGAACGATGTCAATGTCAAGAAGGAGACTCTCAGGCTCGAGCCCGATGAAGACGGTTCTGGAAAGTTCCTTGTCGCCTTCTGCTTCGATGCCACGGTGGCCGGGAG CTTAACGTTAATGTTCTGTGCTAATGAGGGTGAAGATTGTCACTTGACTCCGATTAAAGAAAGCTTGTATCAGCCCATAACCGTGCAGTTTGAAAAAGGTTTATCGCAGAAGTTTAAACAACCCTCTGGAACTGGGGTAGACCTATCAAATTTTCAAGAGGGAGGATTGTCATATAAAAGTGACTCGGGCGTGTACCCTCTGGCGATTAAGGCAGAGGCCTCATCGGATGATAAAAGTGGAAATGCAGATAGCAGGCCCACAAACTCCCAGATAACCCTGGCTGTGTTTGAGAAGGACAGAGAAGAATATCAGGTTAAAGTTGTTAAACAAATATTATGGGTGAATGGGATGAGGTATGAACTACAGGAGATTTTCGGGATTGGAAATTCACTCGAGCATGAATTTGATGGGAATGAATCGAATGATCCCGGAAAAGAATGTGTCGTGTGCCTTTCAGAATCGAGGGACACCACTGTCCTTCCATGTCGACATATG TGCATGTGCCGCGAGTGTGCCAACGTTTTGAGGTTTCAAACCAACAGATGTCCGATATGCCGGCAGCCCATTGAGCGCCTTTTGGAGATCAAGGTGAGCAATGGGAGTGATGAATGA